From Spirochaetota bacterium:
GAGAGAGTGGCCAAACCACTCTCTTTTTTCGATACAAACAGCGGTCCGGAGATGAGCAATCCAGCGGTCAGGGAACAGGTGATGGAGACGGTCAGGGCCGTCGCTGAGGACCTCGGATATTTGGTTTACGAGGCGGGCCTGCTCCTGAAGGGAAAGAACTCGAGCGTTGTCGTTAAGATCGATGGAAGTGCGCCGATCTCCCACTCGGACTGTCAGGCCTTCAGCAGGGAGCTGTCCCGGCGCCTGGACGAGGCGGGTCTGCTCCCGGATTATTCGCTGGAGGTGTCCTCCCCCGGAATACGTCGGCAGCTTCGAAGTGTAGAGGAGTTCGAGCGGTTCAGCGGTTCCCCCGCGAAAGTCATATACCGCGAAGGCGACGAACAGCGCGTCGTCAAAGGGCGGATAGGCCGGGTGGAGGGCAAGATCATCGAGCTTCGCGAGGGAGATAAAGCGATCATGATCGATTTCGATGCGATAAAGAGCGCGAACCTCGAGTTTTAACGCGTGTCACCGGCAGAGGTGGAGAATCATTAACGTGGTGAAGGTTTGAAACATGAGCAACAACTTTTTCGAGGCGTTACACCAGATTGCGAACGAAAAGGGAATAACGCGGGAAACAATCGAGGAAATCGTCGAATCGGCGATGATCTCTGCCTATAAGAAACAGTATGGTTCGAACACCAGCGTTCGCGTGGTTTTCGACCGCGATAAAAACACCGTCAAGATCGTCTCCAGGAAAATGGTGGTCAATTCGCCGAGGAACAGGGCGGAAGAGGTGCACGTTGCCGAGGCCCGGCGGTTCAAACCCGAAGCGCGGCTTGGCGACGAGATGGATGTGGAGGAGAACCCGCTCGAATCGTTCGGGAGGATAGCGGCGCAGACGGCCAAACAGGTGATTGTCCAGAAGATCAAAGAGGCCGAGAAGAACATCGTTTATAACGACTTCAAGGACAAGGAGGGCGATCTCATAAACGGGTACCTCCAGCGTAAGACGAAGGACGCTATTTTCGTGGATCTCGGGAAGACCGAGGGAATTCTCCCGGCGCGCGAGCAATCGCCGCTTGAGCATTTCAAGACCGGTGAGCGCATCAAGGCGCTTGTGCTTTCGGTACAGAAAAACACCAAAGGGCCGTCAGTGGTGCTGTCGAGGGCAAACACCAAGTTTATACAGAAGCTTTTCGAGATGGAGATCCCCGAGGTGTATGACGGGATTGTGCAGATCGTCAACATCGTGCGCGAGCCCGGCCTTCGCACCAAGGTC
This genomic window contains:
- the nusA gene encoding transcription termination factor NusA, which produces MSNNFFEALHQIANEKGITRETIEEIVESAMISAYKKQYGSNTSVRVVFDRDKNTVKIVSRKMVVNSPRNRAEEVHVAEARRFKPEARLGDEMDVEENPLESFGRIAAQTAKQVIVQKIKEAEKNIVYNDFKDKEGDLINGYLQRKTKDAIFVDLGKTEGILPAREQSPLEHFKTGERIKALVLSVQKNTKGPSVVLSRANTKFIQKLFEMEIPEVYDGIVQIVNIVREPGLRTKVAVVSERDDVDGVGACVGMKGIRIQSIVRELEGEKIDVVEWVDDRRIMAANALTPARAKEVMETRTGGVIAVVEKEQYKLAIGKAGHNARLSARLCGFDIDIKTEEQYREFLSSSESRAMVEQLFASKDVEETPIDELPGLDSRTIKLLEAGGLFSVEDLVETSLDDLMKIDGIGEKTAKKIMDILAESIDFEEETEGGEAEEGERQEEAGEAETAEAVDEADAEK